From Coturnix japonica isolate 7356 chromosome 3, Coturnix japonica 2.1, whole genome shotgun sequence, the proteins below share one genomic window:
- the RWDD2A gene encoding RWD domain-containing protein 2A codes for MAAAVRDCLELQLLELEMLLSMFPKKGEISLDGAAVPALQRYMRDGGQFLPPRLEYSVAVDVGEPEVKVELQVQLPHMYPHVAPQLFARSNALHRQQQLQLNTLLASHISSLDSGELCVCEAVRWLKENSLPYLENNKASADSVSKEAVVKETIQRMWIYSHHIYRQELRKKIFECAKKLNLTGFCLTGKPGVICVEGGRENCEEFWRVIRYPNWKHISCKHVETVEAEGSADNLRLFRTFEDLQFQAHGDYGLRNDYHMDLGQFLEFLKQHQSEHVFQILFGVEGKLADK; via the exons ATGGCTGCCGCCGTGCGGGACTGCCTGgagctccagctgctggagctggaaaTGCTCTTGTCCATGTTCCCCAAGAAAGGGGAGATCAGCCTGGACGGGGCTGCCGTGCCCGCCCTGCAGCGCTACATGAGGGACGGCGGCCAGTTCCTGCCCCCGAGGCTCGAATATTCGGTCGCTGTCGATGTCGGGGAGCCGGAG GTCAAAGTGGAACTGCAGGTACAGTTGCCTCACATGTATCCCCATGTGGCTCCTCAGCTTTTTGCAAGATCAAATGCACTGCACAGGCagcaacagctgcagctcaaCACTCTTCTCGCTTCTCACATCAGCTCTTTGGATTCAGGTGAACTGTGCGTATGTGAAGCTGTGCGGTGGCTGAAAGAGAACAGCCTGCCTTACTTGGAAAACAATAAGGCCTCTGCTGATAGTGTTTCAAAGGAAGCAGTAGTTAAAGAAACAATTCAACGTATGTGGATCTACAGCCATCATATATACAGGCAGGAACTGAGGAAGAAGATCTTTGAGTGTGCCAAGAAATTAAACCTGACTGGTTTCTGCTTGACAGGAAAACCCGGGGTGATCTGTGTGGAGGGAGGCAGAGAAAACTGTGAGGAGTTCTGGCGTGTTATCAGATATCCCAACTGGAAGCATATTTCATGCAAACACGTGGAGACTGTGGAAGCAGAGGGAAGCGCTGATAACCTGCGCCTCTTTCGAACGTTTGAAGACTTGCAGTTTCAGGCCCATGGTGATTATGGCCTGAGGAATGACTATCACATGGATCTGGGCCAGTTCCTTGAGTTCCTGAAACAGCATCAAAGTGAAcatgtttttcagattttatttggTGTTGAAGGCAAACTTGcagacaaataa